Genomic segment of Streptomyces alboniger:
CGCCTCACTGGACGGGTCCTTCGGCGTCAACGACGAAGCGGTGCGCAACTTCGCCGGTGACGCCCTGAAGAAGACCAGGGACGCCGCACGCTTCCTCATGCGTGCCCATTACGCGGGTGCCGCTCCCACCCGCAGCTACTTCGCCGGCGGGTCGAGCGGCGGCCGCGAAGCTCTCACGGTGGCCCAGCGGTGGCCCACGGACTTCGACGGCGTCATCGCCGTCTACCCGGCCTGGAACGCCGTCGGCCTCAACTTGTTCTTCGGCCACGAGGCACGCGCCCTCTCCCGCCCGGGAGCCTTCTTGAACACCGCTGAGCAGCATCTGCTGCACCGCAGTGTCATCGCGGCCTGCGACGGCGACGACGGGTTGCGCGACGGCGTCATCGGCGATGAACGCGGATGCCACTTCGACCCGCGCTCCCTGCGCTGCCCACGCGGCCTCGACACCGCCGACACCTGTCTGTCCGACGCGCAGCTCCGTGCCGTACGGGCACTGTCCTCACCGCTGCGCCTCCCCTACCCCCTCGCCGGCGGTGAGACCGGATATCCCGGGTTCCCTTTCCTGTCCGGCGCCGACATGAGCACACCCCTGCTGGGCATGGGCACCCGACCTCCCGGTCACCCCATGCCGAAGGACAGCGGTTACGGCGTGCAGTTCTGGGACCAGTGGGTTCGGTACCTCGTCACCCGCGACCCCGGGCACGACTCCCTCACGGTGGACCCCCGCCGCCCAGGTCCCTGGCGACAGCGCATCAGCACGCTGTCCGCACTTCAGGACGCCGGCAATCCCGACCTGAGCCGGTTCGCCGAAGCCGGCGGCAAACTGCTCCTCCTTCATGGCACAGCCGACGAACTGGTCAGTCACCGCTCCACCGTCGCCTACTTCCAGCGCGTGCAGAAACGTATGGGCAAGCGCGCCACCAGCGATTTCGCCCGTCTCTACCTTGTGCCCGGCGCCAACCACGTGAACATCGACGCGGCCTTCGCGGCGAGCTGGGACTCACTGAGCGCCCTGGAGAACTGGGCGGAGAGGGGCACGCCGCCCTCACGGCCGGTCGTCACCGATGCCAACCCCGCAGCGAACGGCCGTTCCCGGCCCCTGTGCGCCCACCCGGCCTGGCCGAAATACACCGGTGCGGGCGACCCTGACGCCGCGGGCAGCTTCATCTGCTTTCCTACCCCGCGGCCCTCGCCCCGCTGACCACACTCAACCTCCCCGGTCACCCGCCCCCGGCCCCCTCCGACCTGAGTAACCCAGGGTCCG
This window contains:
- a CDS encoding tannase/feruloyl esterase family alpha/beta hydrolase; the encoded protein is MKKIIAASGLALTMVSGTGVPTAPATHHTVACDDLPGLQIPASAIGLPTSGGEVIAARLVPASGSGASATGSYCRADAALHPVDPHAPDIRMRVALPERWNGKALMFGGGGYDGTVPDITGDVPFGPANEPRPLSRGYATFAGDSGHQAAPDFKPTASLDGSFGVNDEAVRNFAGDALKKTRDAARFLMRAHYAGAAPTRSYFAGGSSGGREALTVAQRWPTDFDGVIAVYPAWNAVGLNLFFGHEARALSRPGAFLNTAEQHLLHRSVIAACDGDDGLRDGVIGDERGCHFDPRSLRCPRGLDTADTCLSDAQLRAVRALSSPLRLPYPLAGGETGYPGFPFLSGADMSTPLLGMGTRPPGHPMPKDSGYGVQFWDQWVRYLVTRDPGHDSLTVDPRRPGPWRQRISTLSALQDAGNPDLSRFAEAGGKLLLLHGTADELVSHRSTVAYFQRVQKRMGKRATSDFARLYLVPGANHVNIDAAFAASWDSLSALENWAERGTPPSRPVVTDANPAANGRSRPLCAHPAWPKYTGAGDPDAAGSFICFPTPRPSPR